A stretch of DNA from Deinococcus seoulensis:
GGCGGGGCGGCCGGGGTTGCCTGGGGAATCCGGAGGTCCTGGGGGTGCCCGTCATCCGGCCCGGCCGTGCCTGCGCGGCCCAGCACCTCGTCCACCCACGACGGCGCGTTCCCCGGCGTGCCCTTGCCATCATCTTCCGGTCTGGTCATGCCTCACAGTACGCCCTGACGGCCCGGCCGTTCATCCTCCGAAAGTCACCCCTGGGGTCATTCGGGCCGGGTGCCGCGCGCCACGATCACCGGCAGCGGCACCGTCACCGGCCCCCCCGCGAACAGCGGCGCGAGGTCCGCGCGGTGCTCCGCCTGCACCTGCGCCCGCAGGTCCGGTGTGAACCCCGCCAGCGGCTGCCCCTCCAGGCCCGCCGCGATCTCGTCCCAGCGGTCCCCCACGCACGCCAGCGTGTACGGCAGGTCCGTGCGGTCCACCTGCACGTCATCCAGGCCCGCGCCCAGCAGCAGGTCCCGCGCGGCGTCCGGCGTGGGAATGCGGCCCAGCGGCGCCGCCCCCGGCCTGACCCCGTGCGCCTCCAGTCGCGCCCGCCACAGCCCCGGCAGGTCGCCCAGCAACCCGCGCCCGAACGACGAGAACACCATCTGCCCGCCCGGCCGCACCACCCGACGCCACTCACGGAGCGCCGCGCCCATGTCCGGCACGAAGAACAACCCCGACGCGCACACCACCACGTCGAACGACCCGTCCGGGAACGGCAGCCGAGCCGCGTCGCCCACCACGAACTGCGCGCCCGGCACGCGCCGCCGCGCGACCTCCACCATGCCCGCCGACAGGTCCAGGCCCACCACGGACCCCGACCGGCCCAGCAGCGCCAGCGCCACGCTGCCCGTCCCGGTCATCACGTCCAGCGCCGCGCCGCCCGGCGGGACCACCACCTGCGCCGCCACGAACCGCGCCGCCTGCGTCAGGAACCCCAGCCGGTC
This window harbors:
- a CDS encoding class I SAM-dependent methyltransferase, with translation MTTAGEWEDRNRRQFDRLAGGYDRLGFLTQAARFVAAQVVVPPGGAALDVMTGTGSVALALLGRSGSVVGLDLSAGMVEVARRRVPGAQFVVGDAARLPFPDGSFDVVVCASGLFFVPDMGAALREWRRVVRPGGQMVFSSFGRGLLGDLPGLWRARLEAHGVRPGAAPLGRIPTPDAARDLLLGAGLDDVQVDRTDLPYTLACVGDRWDEIAAGLEGQPLAGFTPDLRAQVQAEHRADLAPLFAGGPVTVPLPVIVARGTRPE